The proteins below are encoded in one region of Aquisphaera giovannonii:
- a CDS encoding DUF4058 family protein: MAGPFPGMDPYIEAQIDWEDFHNNLISEMRTSLSKRLPGDYVARSDTRIEVIDVGEDSTRIYKPDVLLAHRRGSVAPQRSASPEIGESVAILEPWQAEVTARDPEEVRTAFLEIRRLPDLELVTVVEVLSPSNKAGLSRQDYMDKRQDLYERKINLVEIDLLLGGHRVPMKPPLRGADYFAVVARGATLPQAQVYGWTVRDPLPTLPIPLKAPAADLSIHLGELASRVYENGLYDRTLRYDLPLPREWHIRPEDREWAQGQGGRAS, from the coding sequence ATGGCCGGACCATTCCCCGGGATGGACCCTTACATCGAAGCCCAGATCGACTGGGAGGATTTTCACAACAACCTGATCAGCGAGATGCGGACTTCCCTGTCGAAAAGACTGCCGGGCGACTACGTGGCGCGATCGGACACGCGAATCGAGGTCATCGACGTCGGTGAGGATTCGACGAGGATCTACAAGCCCGATGTTCTGCTCGCTCATCGGAGAGGGTCTGTTGCTCCGCAGCGCTCGGCCTCACCGGAGATCGGCGAGAGCGTCGCGATCCTGGAGCCGTGGCAGGCCGAAGTGACAGCTCGGGACCCCGAAGAGGTGCGCACTGCGTTCCTGGAGATCCGTCGCTTGCCCGACCTGGAACTCGTCACGGTGGTCGAGGTCCTCTCCCCGTCAAACAAGGCCGGGCTGTCGCGGCAGGACTACATGGATAAGAGGCAGGACCTGTACGAGAGAAAAATCAACCTCGTGGAGATCGACCTGCTCCTGGGCGGTCATCGCGTGCCCATGAAGCCGCCGCTTCGCGGGGCCGATTACTTCGCGGTCGTCGCGAGGGGTGCAACGCTGCCCCAGGCCCAGGTCTACGGCTGGACCGTGCGTGATCCGCTCCCGACTCTGCCGATTCCGTTGAAGGCACCCGCCGCGGACCTATCGATCCACCTCGGCGAACTGGCAAGCCGAGTCTATGAGAATGGCCTCTATGACCGAACGCTTCGGTACGACCTCCCCCTGCCCAGGGAGTGGCATATCCGCCCCGAGGACCGCGAATGGGCGCAAGGGCAGGGGGGACGGGCCTCGTGA
- a CDS encoding spermidine synthase, translating into MRMTALAWLYGSAMWLAAGLLFAVQPMVGKMVLPLLGGTPGVWNACLAFYQAALLAGYAYTHGGSRRLPFRVQYPLHGLALLLAACVLPIALPAGLSPPEAGGLAPPLWLLGVLALSAGLPFVVVAATAPLLQRWFSMSRHPRARDPYFLYAASNAGSLAGLIAYPWLIEPSLGLPGQSRAWAAGFGVLSALILACGAAVARTRGARGDEGRPHDLVPEDLMEAGQSGSPPYEGGVGGGEWGEPGRSKTIPLKPPFVRGEPDSAFPLAEGIPEATPPAFRDVPSASASWRDLARWAALAAIPSSWLLGVTTYITTDLAAIPMLWTVPLAIYLITYIVAFGRGSGAATRLAAATLPMAAVPLVMVLAAGFVHLFWIPLHLLAFFLGALVCHGRLAATRPQADRATAFYLAIAAGGVVGGLFNSLVAPLAFDRLVEYPMAIVLGCLASPGVDAGRAGRGARSRPKAPWEPAPSGDRVSRGRRGRRTEPAPTGGLRRSLMIGSDAPALDAALPLAVAGLTALLVTGPPGLVDTAAGMLGVTLAAGLGVYACVTGLRRPHRFAMTAAGVLLASGLAREPGGTVLLRSRDFFGTLRVLRDEAANAHRLLQGSTLHGQQSLDPALRVEPTAYFARTGPIGDAFAAIEGSPSRRTGIIGLGAGTLACYAKAGESWTFHEIDPAVPRIADDPRYFTYLADARARGASIDVLLGDARLRLREAADGGYRVLVLDAFSSDAVPVHLLTREAIRLYLSKLGPRGLLVFNISNRYLDLDPLMALQAADAGLACRIRYDVKVDDAERRAGKQPSIWAAMARSESDLGPIAADPRWRTPTPRPGARPWTDDRSDLASYLVLGGRRLPAARSDR; encoded by the coding sequence ATGCGAATGACTGCCCTGGCCTGGCTTTACGGCTCCGCGATGTGGCTCGCCGCGGGGCTCCTGTTCGCGGTCCAGCCGATGGTCGGCAAGATGGTCCTGCCGCTGCTGGGCGGCACGCCGGGCGTCTGGAACGCGTGCCTGGCCTTCTACCAGGCGGCGCTCCTGGCCGGATACGCCTACACGCACGGGGGCTCGCGGCGGCTGCCGTTCCGCGTCCAGTATCCCCTCCACGGGCTGGCATTGTTACTGGCCGCCTGCGTCCTGCCGATCGCCCTGCCCGCGGGCCTGTCGCCGCCGGAGGCCGGCGGCCTCGCCCCGCCGCTCTGGCTGCTCGGCGTCCTGGCCCTGTCGGCCGGCCTCCCGTTCGTCGTCGTCGCGGCGACGGCCCCCTTGCTCCAGCGATGGTTCTCCATGAGCCGGCACCCTCGCGCCCGCGACCCGTACTTCCTCTACGCGGCCAGCAACGCCGGCAGCCTGGCCGGGCTGATCGCCTACCCGTGGCTCATCGAGCCGTCGCTCGGCCTGCCGGGGCAGTCGCGGGCGTGGGCGGCCGGCTTCGGCGTCCTCTCCGCCCTCATCCTGGCCTGCGGCGCGGCCGTCGCGCGGACGAGGGGGGCGCGAGGCGATGAGGGCCGTCCGCACGACCTGGTCCCGGAAGACCTCATGGAGGCGGGCCAATCCGGCTCTCCCCCTTACGAAGGGGGAGTTGGAGGGGGTGAATGGGGCGAGCCTGGGCGGTCGAAGACCATCCCCCTGAAGCCCCCCTTCGTAAGGGGGGAACCGGATTCGGCCTTCCCTCTCGCGGAGGGGATTCCGGAAGCCACACCGCCGGCCTTCCGCGACGTCCCTTCGGCCTCCGCCTCCTGGCGCGACCTCGCCCGCTGGGCCGCCCTGGCGGCGATCCCCTCGAGCTGGCTGCTCGGGGTGACGACCTACATCACGACCGACCTCGCCGCGATCCCGATGCTCTGGACGGTGCCGCTCGCGATCTACCTCATCACGTACATCGTCGCCTTCGGCCGCGGCTCGGGGGCGGCGACGCGGCTGGCGGCCGCGACCTTGCCGATGGCCGCCGTGCCCCTGGTGATGGTCCTCGCCGCGGGGTTCGTCCACCTGTTCTGGATCCCGCTGCACCTGCTCGCGTTCTTCCTCGGTGCCCTCGTCTGCCACGGCCGGCTCGCCGCGACGCGCCCGCAGGCGGACCGCGCGACGGCCTTCTACCTGGCGATCGCGGCGGGGGGCGTCGTCGGGGGGCTGTTCAACTCGCTCGTGGCACCCCTGGCGTTCGATCGCCTGGTCGAATATCCGATGGCGATCGTGCTCGGCTGCCTGGCGTCGCCTGGGGTCGACGCGGGGCGGGCGGGAAGAGGGGCGAGGTCACGGCCAAAAGCCCCGTGGGAGCCGGCTCCGTCCGGCGACCGGGTGAGCCGCGGCCGTCGCGGTCGCCGGACGGAGCCGGCTCCCACGGGGGGCCTTCGTCGCTCGCTCATGATCGGCTCCGACGCTCCTGCACTGGACGCCGCCCTGCCCCTCGCCGTCGCGGGCCTCACCGCCCTGCTGGTGACGGGGCCGCCCGGCCTGGTGGACACGGCGGCGGGGATGCTCGGCGTGACGCTGGCCGCGGGGCTCGGCGTCTACGCCTGCGTGACGGGCCTCCGCCGGCCGCATCGGTTCGCGATGACCGCGGCCGGCGTGCTGCTCGCGAGCGGCCTGGCCCGCGAGCCCGGCGGCACCGTGCTGCTGCGCTCCCGCGACTTCTTCGGCACGCTCCGCGTGCTCCGCGACGAGGCGGCAAACGCCCACCGGCTCCTCCAGGGCAGCACCCTCCACGGCCAGCAGTCGCTCGACCCGGCGCTCCGCGTCGAGCCGACCGCGTACTTCGCCCGCACGGGCCCGATCGGCGACGCCTTCGCCGCGATCGAGGGCTCGCCGTCCCGCCGGACGGGGATCATCGGCCTGGGCGCGGGGACGCTCGCCTGCTACGCGAAGGCCGGCGAGTCGTGGACCTTCCACGAGATCGACCCCGCCGTGCCGCGGATCGCGGACGACCCGCGCTATTTCACCTACCTGGCCGACGCCCGCGCCCGCGGCGCCTCGATCGACGTCCTCCTGGGCGACGCCCGCCTCCGGCTCCGCGAGGCGGCCGACGGCGGCTACCGCGTCCTCGTCCTGGACGCCTTCAGCTCCGACGCCGTCCCCGTCCACCTCCTCACCCGCGAGGCGATCCGGCTCTATCTCTCCAAGCTGGGCCCCCGCGGCCTCCTCGTCTTCAACATCTCCAACCGCTACCTCGACCTGGATCCCCTGATGGCCCTCCAGGCCGCCGACGCCGGCCTCGCCTGCCGGATCCGCTACGACGTGAAGGTCGACGACGCCGAGCGCCGGGCCGGCAAGCAGCCTTCCATCTGGGCCGCGATGGCCC
- a CDS encoding DEAD/DEAH box helicase family protein, giving the protein MSTTPPPNDATPGALRLVFDDGTLVVEGLAEGQELELGLAGVKYDPRIRAHRAQAIFYRSLVEQLRRDGIPYIDHARAYDGPTPWKIQVAKEAFPHQVEGLQAWWKAGGRGVVVLPTGTGKTHLANMAIEKAGRPTLVVTPTIDLMNQWYDELTLSFGTEIGLLGGGYNDIRPLTVTTYDSAYQNIGRIGNRFGLVVFDECHHLPGPTYGLSATDSIAPYRLGLTATPERADNAHQQLDVLIGPITYRREITQLRGQFLAEYRVMTLYVSLSEPERVRYEEARELYRGFLQQTGIDMRRPDGWSRFLFTAFRSPEGREAFHAYREQRTLALAAPAKLKLLERLLERHGGDRVIIFTHDNATVYTIARQFLVPVITHQTKTKERREVLLRFNKGTYPIVATSKVLNEGVNVPEANVAIILSGSGSVREHVQRLGRILRKSGDKEAVLYEVITRGTVEEFTSNRRRQHSAYDGN; this is encoded by the coding sequence ATGAGCACCACTCCGCCGCCGAACGACGCGACGCCGGGGGCCTTGCGGCTGGTCTTCGACGACGGCACGCTGGTCGTCGAGGGCCTGGCGGAGGGGCAGGAGCTCGAGCTCGGGCTGGCGGGGGTGAAGTACGACCCTCGGATCCGCGCCCATCGCGCGCAGGCGATCTTCTACCGCAGCCTGGTGGAGCAGCTGCGCCGGGACGGGATCCCGTACATCGACCACGCGAGGGCCTACGACGGCCCGACGCCCTGGAAGATCCAGGTGGCCAAGGAGGCGTTCCCGCACCAGGTCGAGGGCCTCCAGGCCTGGTGGAAGGCCGGCGGGCGGGGCGTCGTGGTGCTGCCGACGGGGACGGGCAAGACCCACCTGGCGAACATGGCCATCGAGAAGGCCGGCCGGCCCACCCTGGTCGTCACGCCGACGATCGACCTGATGAACCAGTGGTACGACGAGCTGACGCTCAGCTTCGGCACCGAGATCGGCCTGCTCGGCGGCGGGTACAACGACATCCGCCCGCTGACGGTGACGACGTACGACTCGGCCTACCAGAACATCGGCCGGATCGGCAACAGGTTCGGCCTGGTCGTCTTCGACGAGTGCCACCACCTGCCGGGCCCGACCTACGGCCTCTCGGCGACGGACTCGATCGCCCCCTATCGCCTGGGCCTGACCGCCACGCCCGAGCGCGCGGACAACGCCCACCAGCAGCTCGACGTGCTGATCGGCCCGATTACGTACCGACGCGAGATCACCCAGCTCCGGGGCCAGTTCCTGGCCGAGTACCGGGTGATGACGCTCTACGTCTCGCTGAGCGAGCCGGAGCGGGTCCGCTACGAGGAGGCCCGCGAGCTGTACCGCGGCTTCCTCCAGCAGACGGGCATCGACATGCGACGGCCCGACGGCTGGAGCCGGTTCCTGTTCACCGCCTTCCGCTCGCCCGAGGGCCGCGAGGCCTTCCACGCCTACCGCGAGCAGCGGACGCTCGCCCTCGCCGCCCCCGCCAAGCTGAAGCTGCTGGAGCGGCTGCTGGAGCGCCACGGCGGCGACCGCGTGATCATCTTCACGCACGACAACGCCACCGTGTACACGATCGCCCGCCAGTTCCTGGTCCCGGTGATCACGCACCAGACCAAGACCAAGGAGCGCCGGGAGGTCCTCCTGCGGTTCAACAAGGGGACCTACCCGATCGTCGCCACGTCCAAGGTCCTCAACGAGGGGGTGAACGTCCCGGAGGCCAACGTGGCGATCATCCTCTCCGGCTCCGGCTCCGTCCGCGAGCACGTCCAGCGCCTGGGCCGCATCCTCCGCAAGTCGGGCGACAAGGAGGCCGTCCTCTACGAGGTCATCACCCGGGGCACGGTCGAGGAGTTCACGTCCAACCGCCGGAGGCAGCACAGCGCGTATGACGGGAACTGA
- a CDS encoding DUF790 family protein, whose translation MLTGDLVRVRGSKDRIIPLYLNRSSEQWLEAAESLLAIFRENVGMTRGEIEGEIDDLFGGGGKATLVHRGLAKVLEDRAEFEVVSDVPPETIRDKVFSAAAEARRKLREDRPAPVGEADGMALSARPAFHRDEILAAVSAELKLEPEILLQGMFADLRDENRLLKFEDMTAQRLIDRYNVALAQAVLLRSVRVEVEVRNEGPTRYRQIFRRLKFHRLVYKVDGTMDDGYKIYIDGPASLFSATTRYGLQMAMFLPALLHCDDFRLDAELRWGPRREPRSFHLDASVGLMTHQLDQGTYIPAEIPAFVERFRQVVPDWELTDTTDVIELGREGVWVPDYRAVHKATGTDVFIEVVGFWKRSSLDRLLRLLPRHGPPRFVLIISDKLKVDEGALGELSGPILWFKEIPSAPELGAMLGSLLKPGEKPERLFE comes from the coding sequence ATGCTGACCGGTGACCTCGTCCGCGTCCGGGGCTCGAAGGACCGGATCATCCCGCTGTACCTGAACCGCAGCAGCGAGCAGTGGCTGGAGGCGGCGGAGAGCCTGCTGGCGATCTTCCGCGAGAACGTCGGGATGACGCGGGGGGAGATCGAGGGGGAGATCGACGACCTCTTCGGCGGGGGCGGCAAGGCGACCCTGGTCCACCGGGGGCTCGCCAAGGTGCTGGAGGACCGCGCCGAGTTCGAGGTCGTCTCCGACGTCCCGCCGGAGACGATCCGCGACAAGGTCTTCTCCGCCGCCGCCGAGGCCCGCCGCAAGCTCCGCGAGGATCGCCCCGCGCCGGTGGGCGAGGCCGACGGCATGGCCCTCTCCGCCCGGCCGGCCTTCCACCGCGACGAGATCCTGGCCGCGGTCTCCGCCGAGCTGAAGCTGGAGCCGGAGATCCTCCTCCAGGGCATGTTCGCCGACCTCCGCGACGAGAACCGGCTGCTGAAGTTCGAGGACATGACCGCCCAGCGGCTCATCGACCGGTACAACGTCGCGCTCGCCCAGGCCGTGCTGCTGCGATCCGTCCGCGTGGAGGTGGAGGTCCGCAACGAGGGCCCGACGCGGTACCGCCAGATCTTCCGCCGGCTCAAGTTCCATCGCCTCGTCTACAAGGTGGACGGCACGATGGACGACGGCTACAAGATCTACATCGACGGCCCGGCCAGCCTCTTCAGCGCGACGACCCGGTACGGCCTTCAGATGGCCATGTTCCTCCCCGCGCTGCTGCACTGCGACGACTTCCGCCTCGACGCCGAGCTGCGATGGGGCCCGCGCCGCGAGCCCAGGAGCTTCCACCTGGACGCCAGCGTCGGCCTGATGACCCACCAGCTCGACCAGGGGACCTACATCCCGGCGGAGATCCCCGCGTTCGTCGAGCGGTTCCGGCAGGTCGTCCCCGACTGGGAGCTGACCGACACCACCGACGTCATCGAGCTCGGCCGCGAGGGCGTCTGGGTCCCCGACTACCGGGCCGTGCATAAAGCCACGGGCACCGACGTCTTCATCGAGGTCGTCGGCTTCTGGAAGCGGTCGAGCCTGGACCGCCTGCTCCGACTCCTCCCGCGCCACGGCCCGCCGCGGTTCGTCCTGATCATCTCCGACAAGCTCAAGGTGGACGAGGGGGCCCTCGGCGAGCTCTCCGGGCCGATCCTCTGGTTCAAGGAGATCCCCAGCGCCCCGGAGCTGGGGGCGATGCTGGGATCGCTCCTGAAGCCCGGAGAGAAGCCGGAACGGTTGTTCGAATAG
- a CDS encoding ABC transporter ATP-binding protein, giving the protein MSLHRRIGSRLRFRDYLKTYRERLRAPRPRREPMNAPGPSASGEEKHAARHRSLPLLYRNLYGLLAGQRRTLAASLLALSLATLLKLIPPAATKAAIDYVLLGRPVPASVQAWSPLPIPESPRLRLFLLVGVTAAVSVLGTMIGLWSRWLATWSTKRVQVSVRRKVYEHAMRLPLHRVYQLKSGGASSLLREDAGGVGDLVFSMLYNPWRAIVQFLGGLVVLAWVDWRLLFGALCLVPCVYYADLLWNRRIRPLHKDIRKQRQQVDGETTEVFGGMRIVRAFGRQRSESARFMGQSHYMSRLELYSWWLSRLVELLWELILPMASVGLLLYGGLQVLDGGLSMGDLMMFLVYLTMLLEPMAVLATSVTQLQNNLSGFDRVLDILEEPREMAGTEGHRRLEKRAVRGRITLEGVGFRYPGTDRLVLRDVDLDIEPGETIALVGRSGSGKTTLCNLVARFYDPSQGVVRLDGVDLREIEVESYRRILGIVEQDVFLFDGTIAENIAYGDRSASPQRIAMAAAAANAAEFIDRLPDGYDTLIGERGVRLSGGQRQRLAIARAILADPRVFILDEATSNLDSESERLIQQGLATLLEGRTSFVIAHRLSTIRHADRILVLENGEVVESGTHDELMAAAGPYRDMVELQRLESVDTAR; this is encoded by the coding sequence TTGTCCCTCCACCGACGGATCGGCAGCCGCCTGCGGTTCCGCGACTACCTGAAGACCTACCGCGAGCGGCTCCGGGCGCCTCGCCCTCGTCGCGAGCCCATGAACGCCCCGGGGCCGTCGGCGTCCGGCGAGGAGAAGCACGCGGCCCGGCATCGATCGCTGCCGCTGCTCTACCGGAACCTCTACGGCCTGCTCGCCGGCCAGCGGAGGACGCTCGCGGCGTCGCTGCTGGCCCTCTCGCTGGCCACCTTGCTGAAGCTGATCCCGCCGGCGGCGACGAAGGCGGCCATCGACTACGTGCTGCTCGGCCGGCCGGTCCCGGCCTCGGTCCAGGCCTGGAGCCCCCTGCCCATCCCTGAGTCTCCGCGGCTCCGGCTCTTCCTCCTGGTCGGCGTCACGGCGGCGGTCTCCGTGCTCGGCACGATGATCGGCCTCTGGAGCCGATGGCTGGCGACCTGGAGCACGAAGCGGGTCCAGGTCTCGGTGCGCCGCAAGGTCTACGAGCACGCCATGCGGCTGCCGCTGCATCGCGTCTACCAGCTCAAGAGCGGCGGGGCGTCCAGCCTGCTCCGCGAGGACGCCGGCGGCGTGGGCGACCTGGTCTTCAGCATGCTGTACAACCCGTGGCGGGCCATCGTCCAGTTCCTGGGCGGGCTCGTCGTCCTGGCCTGGGTGGACTGGCGGCTCCTCTTCGGCGCCCTCTGCCTGGTGCCGTGCGTCTACTACGCGGACCTCCTGTGGAACCGGCGGATCCGGCCGCTGCACAAGGACATCCGCAAGCAGCGCCAGCAGGTCGACGGCGAGACCACGGAGGTCTTCGGCGGCATGCGGATCGTCCGGGCCTTCGGCCGCCAGCGGAGCGAGTCCGCCCGGTTCATGGGTCAGAGCCATTACATGAGCCGGCTCGAGCTCTACTCGTGGTGGCTCTCCCGGCTCGTCGAATTGCTCTGGGAGCTGATCCTGCCGATGGCCTCCGTCGGCCTGCTCCTCTACGGCGGCCTCCAGGTGCTCGACGGCGGGCTCTCGATGGGCGACCTGATGATGTTCCTGGTCTACCTGACGATGCTCCTGGAGCCGATGGCCGTCCTCGCCACGAGCGTCACCCAGCTCCAGAACAACCTCTCGGGCTTCGACCGGGTGCTGGACATCCTGGAGGAGCCCCGGGAGATGGCCGGGACCGAGGGCCATCGCCGGCTGGAGAAGCGCGCGGTCCGCGGGCGGATCACCCTGGAGGGGGTCGGCTTCCGCTACCCGGGGACCGACCGGCTGGTGCTCCGGGACGTCGACCTGGACATCGAGCCGGGCGAGACGATCGCCCTGGTCGGACGGAGCGGCTCCGGCAAGACGACGCTGTGCAACCTGGTCGCGCGGTTCTACGACCCGTCGCAGGGGGTCGTCCGGCTCGACGGCGTGGACCTCCGGGAGATCGAGGTGGAGAGCTACCGGCGGATCCTCGGGATCGTCGAGCAGGACGTCTTCCTGTTCGACGGCACGATCGCCGAGAACATCGCCTATGGCGACCGATCCGCCTCGCCGCAGCGGATCGCCATGGCCGCCGCGGCGGCGAACGCCGCGGAGTTCATCGACCGCCTGCCGGACGGTTATGACACCCTCATCGGCGAGCGCGGGGTGCGGCTCAGCGGCGGCCAGCGCCAGCGGCTGGCGATCGCCCGGGCCATCCTCGCCGACCCGAGGGTCTTCATCCTCGACGAGGCCACCAGCAACCTCGACTCCGAGAGCGAGCGGCTCATCCAGCAGGGGCTCGCCACCCTGCTCGAGGGCCGGACCTCGTTCGTCATCGCCCACCGACTCAGCACGATCCGCCACGCCGACCGCATCCTCGTGCTGGAGAACGGCGAGGTCGTCGAGTCCGGCACCCACGACGAGCTGATGGCCGCGGCGGGCCCGTACCGCGACATGGTGGAGCTCCAGCGGCTGGAGTCCGTCGACACCGCGCGATGA